One window of the Halobacillus litoralis genome contains the following:
- the greA gene encoding transcription elongation factor GreA, producing the protein MAEEKSYYMTEEGKQKLEEELHHLKTERRKEVVERIKIARGFGDLSENSEYDAAKDEQAFVEARITQVENMIRNAVIIENDNENPDTVTLGKSVTFQELPDGDEETYKIVGSAEADPFEGKISNDSPMAQSLIGHVVGDQVKVATPGGEIDVKIVTVD; encoded by the coding sequence ATGGCAGAAGAAAAAAGTTATTATATGACTGAAGAAGGTAAACAAAAGCTAGAAGAAGAATTGCATCATTTAAAAACTGAACGACGTAAAGAAGTAGTAGAACGCATAAAAATCGCACGTGGATTCGGGGATCTTTCCGAGAACTCTGAATACGACGCAGCAAAAGATGAACAAGCTTTCGTCGAAGCACGGATCACACAGGTAGAGAACATGATTCGCAATGCTGTTATCATTGAAAATGATAATGAAAATCCTGATACGGTGACATTGGGTAAATCCGTTACGTTCCAAGAGCTTCCCGATGGCGATGAAGAAACCTATAAGATTGTCGGAAGTGCTGAGGCGGATCCATTCGAAGGCAAAATTTCCAATGATTCTCCAATGGCTCAAAGTCTCATTGGCCATGTGGTTGGCGATCAAGTGAAAGTGGCCACACCAGGTGGGGAAATCGACGTAAAAATTGTAACCGTCGATTAA
- the udk gene encoding uridine kinase: MNDKPVVIGVAGGTGSGKTSVTRSIIRRFTDKTLLMLEQDYYYKDQSHLPYEERLETNYDHPLAFDNDLLIDHLEQLIEQKTVEKPVYDYKMHTRSNETIHVEPKEVIIVEGILVLEDERLRDLMDIKVFVDTDADVRIIRRMMRDINERGRTLDSVIDQYINVVRPMHLQFVEPTKRYSDIIIPEGGQNHVAIDLMATKIQTVLYEKGQTVSRENS, from the coding sequence ATGAATGACAAACCAGTAGTTATCGGTGTCGCGGGTGGGACTGGATCTGGAAAGACAAGTGTGACACGTTCCATCATCCGGCGCTTCACGGATAAAACTTTATTGATGTTAGAACAGGATTATTATTATAAAGATCAGAGTCACCTTCCTTATGAGGAACGTTTAGAAACGAACTACGACCACCCGCTGGCTTTTGATAATGATCTCCTGATCGATCATTTAGAACAATTGATTGAACAAAAAACAGTAGAAAAACCGGTCTATGACTATAAAATGCATACCCGGTCAAATGAAACCATTCATGTGGAACCGAAAGAGGTCATCATTGTGGAAGGAATTCTCGTATTAGAGGATGAACGTCTCCGAGACCTGATGGATATCAAGGTGTTTGTTGATACGGATGCTGATGTAAGGATCATCCGCAGAATGATGCGTGATATTAACGAGCGAGGTCGTACATTGGACTCGGTCATTGATCAATACATCAATGTCGTTCGGCCCATGCACTTGCAATTCGTAGAACCTACGAAGCGATATTCAGATATCATCATACCTGAAGGTGGACAAAACCACGTAGCCATAGACTTGATGGCGACGAAAATACAAACGGTGCTGTATGAAAAGGGCCAAACAGTAAGCAGAGAAAATAGTTGA
- a CDS encoding O-methyltransferase: MKQEDYLQSLLSEPSKPVKDMESYAKEHSVPIMEPLGIDFLMQLLRIQRPDNILEIGTAIGYSALRMLEACPGCTITTIERDEERYKDALGNIKEWKAEAQITVLHGDALEVVDKVKSRGPFDVLFIDAAKGKYEQFFHLYTPLLTEDGVIISDNVLFKGYVADDQAATPRMAKIAGKIRDFNEWLVRNPHYHTTIIPIGDGVAITKKRPQQD; the protein is encoded by the coding sequence ATGAAGCAAGAAGACTACTTACAATCATTGCTTTCAGAGCCTTCCAAACCTGTAAAAGATATGGAATCTTATGCGAAAGAGCACAGTGTGCCTATCATGGAACCATTGGGGATTGATTTCCTCATGCAGCTCCTCCGGATTCAAAGACCCGATAATATTCTTGAAATCGGTACAGCGATCGGATATTCAGCCCTTCGCATGTTGGAAGCATGTCCAGGGTGCACGATCACCACGATTGAAAGAGATGAAGAAAGATATAAAGATGCATTAGGGAATATTAAGGAATGGAAAGCGGAAGCTCAGATCACAGTGCTTCATGGTGATGCCCTGGAAGTAGTAGACAAAGTGAAATCTCGTGGTCCTTTTGACGTATTATTTATCGATGCTGCGAAAGGAAAGTATGAACAGTTCTTTCATTTATATACACCTCTGCTTACAGAAGATGGAGTCATCATTTCTGATAATGTGCTATTTAAAGGCTATGTAGCCGATGATCAGGCCGCAACTCCACGAATGGCGAAAATCGCCGGTAAAATCAGGGATTTTAATGAGTGGCTGGTTCGTAACCCTCATTATCACACAACTATCATTCCAATCGGAGATGGAGTAGCCATCACGAAGAAGAGACCACAACAGGATTAA
- the mbhE gene encoding hydrogen gas-evolving membrane-bound hydrogenase subunit E, with product MLVAVLLPFIIAIFIPFLSKWKDKLHPGFFVTIVPAVIFIYFARFLGSGFEPVVQEYSWVPSLDMNMVFHLDGLSLLFVLLISGIGALVAFYSIFYLHKSEQLGHFYVYFLIFMGSMLGVVLSDNIFALYSFWEFTSLSSFLLIGFWNYKKESRYGALKSMLITVFGGLSLLGALIFMSVLTNTTSIQGMIDQQQLILNSEYFPLILGLLLLGAFTKSAQFPFHIWLPDAMEAPTPVSAYLHSATMVKAGLYLVARYSPMLSANEWFFIIVSSAGIVTLCWGSYMAVRQTDLKGILAFSTISQLGMIMAMLGFGTEAALFGAVFHILNHATFKGSLFMIAGIVDHEAGTRDIRKLGGLMTYMPMTATLAVLASFSMAGVPLPFLNGFYSKEMFFEASLHLESAGTDISGFLQSAIPYLAVFGSIFTFVYSMYFFFGTFRGKPQLDELPKKPHEAPWGMLISPIILVAGVIIIGVFPNLFNGSFIAHAADAVNGASLKPKDIYFWHGFIPPFIMSLAVVVFGTILALSRKIWQPVYRVVPGVLSMNKVYDGAVDRIESYSATITKGYMNGSLGRYMRLILAAIIIITFAFMAVTGGFTIDTSNVAQITAPEILVALTMVIAAIGTVLTNNRIAAILILGVVGYGLSMLFVLYRAPDLALTQLIVETVTVALFLLVFYHLPKLKKKDEPMSTKALNLIISIGFGAMMTMVAISSHSSKFFDPISQYFIDNSYKLGGGDNIVNVILVDFRGLDTLFEIVVLGLAAMAIFALIRLRKSKGEE from the coding sequence ATGTTGGTGGCTGTATTATTGCCTTTTATCATTGCTATTTTCATTCCATTCTTAAGCAAATGGAAAGATAAACTTCACCCAGGTTTCTTTGTAACTATCGTGCCTGCGGTTATTTTTATTTATTTTGCCCGTTTTTTAGGGTCAGGGTTTGAACCCGTCGTGCAGGAGTATTCATGGGTTCCTTCATTGGATATGAATATGGTCTTCCACCTTGATGGTTTAAGCTTATTATTCGTACTTCTAATTAGCGGAATTGGCGCCCTAGTTGCCTTTTATTCGATTTTTTACCTACATAAATCGGAGCAACTGGGACATTTTTATGTATACTTTCTCATTTTTATGGGATCTATGCTCGGGGTCGTCTTATCAGATAACATATTCGCACTTTATAGTTTCTGGGAGTTTACATCGCTCTCTTCCTTCTTGTTGATCGGTTTTTGGAATTACAAAAAAGAATCCAGATATGGTGCCTTGAAATCAATGCTCATCACCGTTTTCGGAGGATTGAGTCTACTAGGGGCTCTCATCTTCATGAGTGTGCTCACAAATACGACAAGTATTCAAGGAATGATTGATCAACAGCAACTGATCCTGAATAGTGAGTATTTCCCCTTAATACTTGGTTTACTATTGCTTGGAGCTTTTACCAAGTCAGCGCAGTTCCCTTTTCATATTTGGTTACCTGACGCAATGGAAGCACCGACCCCTGTCAGTGCCTATCTGCACTCAGCGACAATGGTAAAAGCAGGTCTTTATTTAGTGGCCCGCTATTCACCTATGCTATCGGCTAATGAATGGTTTTTCATCATTGTATCTTCAGCCGGTATTGTAACTTTATGCTGGGGCTCCTACATGGCTGTGCGTCAAACAGACTTAAAAGGTATACTTGCCTTTTCTACCATCAGTCAGTTAGGTATGATCATGGCCATGCTTGGATTCGGCACGGAAGCTGCTCTCTTTGGTGCGGTCTTCCATATTTTAAACCACGCAACCTTCAAAGGAAGTCTGTTTATGATTGCAGGAATCGTCGATCACGAAGCTGGCACAAGAGATATACGTAAACTAGGCGGGTTAATGACTTATATGCCTATGACAGCGACTCTAGCTGTCCTTGCTTCGTTTTCAATGGCTGGTGTCCCTTTACCATTCTTGAATGGTTTCTATAGTAAAGAGATGTTCTTTGAAGCTTCTTTACACCTTGAATCTGCAGGCACCGATATTTCAGGTTTCCTGCAATCGGCTATTCCATATTTAGCTGTATTCGGAAGCATATTCACATTCGTTTATTCGATGTATTTCTTTTTCGGAACCTTCCGCGGCAAGCCTCAATTAGACGAGCTGCCGAAGAAACCTCATGAAGCACCCTGGGGTATGCTTATTTCACCGATCATCTTAGTCGCAGGGGTGATCATCATCGGTGTATTTCCGAACTTGTTTAATGGTTCATTTATTGCCCATGCTGCTGATGCTGTGAACGGGGCAAGCTTAAAACCGAAAGATATTTATTTCTGGCACGGATTCATCCCACCGTTTATCATGTCGCTGGCCGTCGTCGTATTCGGTACGATTCTTGCCCTATCAAGAAAGATCTGGCAGCCGGTATACCGGGTAGTTCCGGGGGTTCTCAGCATGAACAAGGTTTACGATGGAGCTGTCGATCGGATTGAAAGCTACTCTGCCACCATTACAAAAGGTTATATGAATGGATCACTAGGCCGTTATATGCGCTTGATATTAGCTGCGATTATTATCATTACGTTCGCTTTTATGGCAGTAACCGGTGGCTTTACAATTGATACATCAAATGTGGCTCAAATCACTGCTCCTGAAATTCTGGTAGCTTTAACAATGGTTATTGCTGCAATCGGTACCGTATTGACGAATAATCGTATTGCAGCAATCTTGATTTTAGGCGTCGTCGGTTACGGCTTATCCATGTTATTCGTGTTATACCGGGCGCCTGACCTTGCTCTCACTCAATTGATTGTGGAAACTGTAACTGTCGCTTTATTCTTACTCGTCTTTTATCACTTACCTAAACTTAAGAAAAAAGATGAGCCTATGAGTACGAAAGCATTGAACCTGATCATATCTATTGGTTTCGGTGCAATGATGACGATGGTCGCCATTTCATCACATAGCAGCAAGTTTTTCGATCCAATCTCCCAATACTTCATAGACAACTCTTACAAACTTGGAGGGGGAGATAACATCGTCAACGTCATTCTTGTCGATTTCCGTGGCTTGGATACATTATTCGAGATTGTCGTCTTAGGACTCGCTGCGATGGCGATCTTTGCCCTGATTCGATTGAGAAAGTCTAAGGGGGAGGAATAA
- a CDS encoding Na+/H+ antiporter subunit D, giving the protein MSNLAVLPILLPLLAGIFVAFIHKKTSIVRTVSKLIAIVNLLVVGWVFFQVQQEGSIVLEVGSWSAPFGIVLVGDLLAMTLVLTTNIIAVACVFFAPQSLSDKEESFYFYSFFFILISGVSGAFLTGDLFNLFVFFEVLLMASYGLIVLGNGKAQLRESIKYVLINLFSSMLFVTTIAFLYSVVGTVNMAQVAQRVQEVEQQGVLTTIAILFFFVFATKAAVFPLYYWLPRPYISPNPVVSALFGALLTKVGVYSILRTFTLIFNQEVPLTHTLFIYLAAFTMIFGVVGALSTNNIKLIVAYNIIPAVGFMLMGIGIFTEVSISGTIYYLVHDMIIKGVLFILVGATTYVAGTSDLRKMGGLIHHYPVLGWLMFIASLVLAGIPPFSGFIGKLQLIRGGLGQEEIMIVIVALISSLLILFSMMRIFIRGYWGEKMDIPIPERKKKGSRMAWPAAGLLTLSVLLGVGAELFFPTIESIAQYLMDPEIYIDSVLKE; this is encoded by the coding sequence ATGAGTAATTTAGCAGTATTACCAATTTTATTGCCACTATTAGCCGGCATTTTCGTGGCATTCATACACAAAAAAACATCCATCGTCCGAACCGTTTCTAAACTTATCGCCATTGTCAATCTACTTGTTGTCGGCTGGGTTTTCTTTCAAGTACAGCAAGAAGGTTCAATCGTTTTAGAAGTAGGTAGCTGGTCGGCACCATTCGGGATTGTCCTTGTCGGTGACTTACTTGCGATGACGCTTGTTTTGACAACGAACATCATTGCAGTCGCTTGTGTTTTCTTTGCACCTCAATCTCTTTCTGATAAAGAAGAATCGTTCTATTTCTATAGTTTCTTCTTTATTTTAATATCAGGTGTGAGCGGCGCCTTCTTAACAGGAGACCTGTTCAACTTATTTGTTTTCTTTGAAGTCCTTCTCATGGCTTCCTATGGTTTAATCGTGTTGGGGAATGGAAAGGCACAGCTTCGTGAATCCATTAAATACGTGCTGATCAACTTGTTTTCTTCCATGTTGTTCGTTACAACTATCGCTTTTCTTTATTCAGTTGTAGGGACCGTCAATATGGCCCAGGTTGCTCAACGTGTCCAGGAGGTAGAACAACAAGGGGTCTTGACAACCATTGCGATCCTGTTCTTTTTCGTGTTTGCGACAAAAGCTGCGGTTTTTCCGCTTTACTATTGGCTGCCTCGTCCATACATTTCACCGAACCCGGTTGTATCAGCATTGTTCGGTGCCCTGCTTACAAAGGTAGGCGTTTATTCGATACTTCGTACGTTCACTTTGATATTTAATCAAGAGGTGCCATTGACTCACACCTTATTCATTTATTTGGCAGCATTTACGATGATCTTCGGTGTAGTCGGTGCTTTATCTACGAATAACATTAAGCTGATCGTAGCTTATAACATTATTCCTGCAGTTGGTTTCATGCTGATGGGGATTGGTATTTTCACAGAAGTATCCATTAGCGGAACCATCTATTACCTGGTCCATGACATGATTATCAAAGGGGTCCTTTTCATACTTGTCGGGGCAACGACCTACGTCGCAGGTACATCGGACTTGCGGAAGATGGGTGGACTGATCCATCATTACCCTGTCCTTGGGTGGCTGATGTTCATAGCTTCTCTCGTATTAGCCGGTATCCCGCCCTTCAGTGGGTTTATCGGGAAACTCCAGTTAATTCGTGGAGGTCTAGGGCAGGAGGAAATCATGATCGTCATCGTGGCTTTGATTTCCAGCTTACTAATTTTATTCTCCATGATGCGCATCTTCATCCGTGGTTATTGGGGCGAAAAAATGGATATACCGATTCCCGAGCGAAAGAAGAAGGGTTCACGGATGGCCTGGCCTGCAGCTGGATTGTTGACATTATCCGTTCTATTAGGTGTCGGAGCCGAGTTGTTCTTTCCGACAATCGAATCGATCGCTCAGTATTTGATGGATCCGGAAATCTACATTGATTCTGTGTTAAAGGAGTAG
- a CDS encoding YrhC family protein produces MKSTEWMKKKIIDYKRFIMTLLIFSSYLYIGTLISIYEYHTNAHLYLYPVIASALITSLIMTMKIRKWQKGTAEE; encoded by the coding sequence GTGAAATCTACCGAATGGATGAAAAAGAAAATAATAGACTACAAACGTTTTATTATGACATTGCTGATTTTCAGCAGTTATTTATATATTGGTACATTGATCAGTATTTATGAATATCACACGAATGCTCATCTTTATCTTTACCCGGTTATCGCTTCAGCCTTGATTACTTCATTGATCATGACTATGAAGATAAGAAAATGGCAAAAGGGTACAGCCGAGGAATAA
- a CDS encoding Na+/H+ antiporter subunit E, with translation MPLQIVLNIVIAIMWMFLSETYNFTTFLVGYILGIILLFFLQRFVPDSFYMKRAWRFFKLILLFIRELVLSNIDIVKHVYKPKMNMQPGIFALPIDVKTNFEITLLANLISLTPGTLSVVVSEDHTKIFIHAMDMPDVEESVNEIKNTFEKRIMEVTR, from the coding sequence ATGCCTTTACAAATTGTATTAAACATCGTTATAGCAATCATGTGGATGTTTCTGAGTGAAACGTACAACTTCACTACTTTCTTAGTTGGATATATCTTAGGTATTATTTTGCTGTTCTTTTTACAGCGGTTCGTACCGGATTCATTTTATATGAAACGTGCATGGCGGTTTTTCAAGCTTATTTTATTATTTATCAGGGAGCTCGTTCTCTCAAACATTGACATCGTGAAGCATGTATATAAACCAAAAATGAATATGCAGCCGGGGATTTTCGCGTTGCCGATTGACGTAAAAACCAATTTTGAAATAACTTTACTTGCCAATCTGATTTCATTGACACCTGGCACCCTTTCCGTCGTTGTCAGCGAGGATCATACAAAGATCTTCATACACGCTATGGACATGCCTGACGTAGAAGAGTCTGTAAATGAAATCAAAAACACTTTCGAGAAACGAATTATGGAGGTGACTCGCTAA
- the mnhG gene encoding monovalent cation/H(+) antiporter subunit G: protein MSGTWINLIFDIIICLSLLMGTFFLISGSIGILRFPDVYTRLHAATKSSTLGVAGIMIGAFLFLYVEHDIVSGKLLLGILFVLLTAPVSGHMISRAAYRSGVPLWENSVKDEYAEVLKEEQKRQAPDQ from the coding sequence TTGAGCGGGACTTGGATTAATTTAATTTTCGACATCATCATTTGCTTGTCCTTACTGATGGGCACTTTTTTCCTTATTTCAGGCTCGATTGGCATCCTGCGTTTCCCAGATGTTTACACACGTCTTCATGCCGCTACAAAAAGTTCCACACTCGGAGTAGCCGGTATAATGATAGGGGCCTTCTTGTTCCTATATGTCGAACATGACATCGTCAGTGGCAAGTTGTTACTTGGAATTCTTTTCGTACTGTTGACGGCTCCTGTTTCCGGCCATATGATCTCAAGAGCAGCATATCGAAGTGGTGTGCCTCTTTGGGAGAACAGTGTGAAAGATGAATACGCAGAAGTGCTGAAAGAAGAGCAAAAAAGACAAGCACCTGATCAATAA
- a CDS encoding YrrS family protein produces MNEKHTSKSRANRFEKKRRSTKWLTWLIPAGSVLAVLFISVLIFGGDDQKGQAQKSEETPSVESETEEDQNNQDAGEEETQSSDSADENKEEQEEPSDKQKVSLEGFEELKPIEDEEGLKIEKSEDPNVERVVTKDWSVVATEQELSGEHRITYEEGSKDYQELLQAVRNAVGLSEDNIIYWWVGNGGGPNKAVATVSDKNETGYLRVHVEWVDGQGYKPVKLEVLKEKEVNR; encoded by the coding sequence ATGAATGAAAAACATACATCCAAGTCCCGTGCGAACCGTTTTGAGAAGAAAAGGCGCAGCACGAAATGGTTGACTTGGCTTATACCTGCAGGAAGCGTCTTGGCAGTATTATTCATTTCCGTATTGATCTTCGGGGGAGATGACCAAAAAGGTCAAGCTCAAAAGTCTGAAGAAACACCAAGTGTAGAAAGTGAAACGGAAGAGGACCAAAATAACCAGGATGCTGGAGAAGAGGAAACGCAATCGTCTGATTCAGCAGATGAAAATAAAGAAGAGCAGGAAGAACCAAGCGATAAGCAGAAAGTTTCACTAGAAGGTTTCGAAGAATTGAAACCTATTGAGGATGAAGAGGGATTGAAAATCGAAAAGAGTGAAGATCCCAATGTAGAGCGTGTCGTTACGAAAGACTGGTCTGTCGTAGCAACAGAGCAGGAATTAAGCGGCGAACACCGGATCACTTATGAAGAAGGCTCAAAAGACTATCAGGAACTTTTACAAGCTGTCAGGAATGCTGTAGGCTTGTCTGAAGACAATATCATCTATTGGTGGGTCGGTAATGGCGGAGGACCAAACAAAGCAGTAGCGACCGTCTCAGACAAAAATGAAACAGGTTATCTCCGCGTCCACGTCGAATGGGTCGATGGACAGGGGTATAAACCTGTGAAACTTGAAGTATTGAAAGAAAAAGAAGTGAATCGTTAA
- a CDS encoding monovalent cation/H+ antiporter complex subunit F yields the protein MDEILDVTQMLIQLSAIVSIIAVAISIILLLYRATIGPTNPDRAVALDIIGINLMALAGLIAILLVTTKFNDVVLLIGILLFIGTVGLAKFLEKGVIIERDLD from the coding sequence ATGGATGAAATTCTGGATGTCACTCAGATGTTGATTCAATTATCAGCCATTGTTTCCATCATCGCGGTCGCCATTTCAATCATATTGCTTTTATACCGTGCTACCATCGGCCCCACCAATCCGGACAGGGCCGTAGCATTAGATATCATAGGTATAAATTTAATGGCTCTTGCAGGATTGATCGCCATCCTGCTCGTTACGACTAAGTTCAATGATGTCGTCCTCTTGATAGGGATTCTATTGTTTATCGGGACAGTCGGCTTGGCGAAATTCTTAGAAAAGGGTGTTATCATTGAGCGGGACTTGGATTAA
- the mtnN gene encoding 5'-methylthioadenosine/S-adenosylhomocysteine nucleosidase: protein MTVGIIGAMDEEIERLKSEMNVTAESEVAGSLFIEGDLLGKKVVLLKSGIGKVNAAMSTTILHERYDIESVINTGSAGGFAKDLEVGDVVISSYVTHHDVDVTAFQYEYGQVPGMPAMYPADESLIQKAMEAVKGTDTTAARGLIATGDSFMQEQTKVDFVRGKFPKMIAAEMEAAAIAQVCHKYGTPFVVIRALSDIAGKESSISFEQFLPKAAENAAQMIMKMVRTLN, encoded by the coding sequence ATGACAGTTGGAATCATTGGAGCAATGGATGAAGAAATTGAACGGTTGAAAAGTGAAATGAACGTGACCGCAGAAAGTGAAGTAGCAGGAAGTCTGTTTATCGAAGGGGATCTGCTTGGGAAAAAAGTTGTACTCCTTAAATCCGGAATCGGAAAAGTCAATGCTGCCATGTCTACTACCATCCTTCATGAAAGGTATGATATAGAATCCGTCATCAATACGGGATCCGCAGGTGGTTTTGCTAAGGACTTGGAAGTAGGTGATGTTGTCATATCAAGCTATGTGACACACCATGATGTGGACGTCACTGCCTTTCAATACGAATATGGGCAAGTCCCGGGTATGCCTGCCATGTATCCAGCTGATGAATCCCTGATTCAAAAGGCTATGGAAGCTGTGAAAGGAACAGATACTACTGCTGCCAGGGGGCTCATCGCTACAGGTGATTCCTTTATGCAGGAACAAACAAAAGTGGACTTTGTCAGAGGTAAATTCCCCAAAATGATCGCAGCAGAAATGGAAGCGGCGGCGATTGCACAAGTATGTCATAAATACGGGACGCCCTTTGTAGTAATCCGCGCATTATCAGATATCGCAGGAAAAGAATCGTCTATTTCCTTTGAGCAGTTCCTGCCGAAAGCAGCAGAAAATGCAGCTCAAATGATTATGAAAATGGTGCGAACTCTCAATTAG
- the sigK gene encoding RNA polymerase sporulation sigma factor SigK, protein MSSLIASILYFFKESLFFMSYVKNQAFPNPLSSEEEAKQLQLMQEGSHDARNKLIEHNLRLVAHIVKKFENTKEDFEDLISIGTIGLIKGIESYSTGKGTKLATYAARCIENEILMHLRSTKKMNKDVSLQDPIGHDKEGNELNLLDILQADVTDIVEEIQLHMELEKIKDFITVLDEREKEVIIFRYGLNQTEEKTQREIAKELGISRSYVSRIEKRALMKIFHEFYKQSKQGKKS, encoded by the coding sequence ATGAGCAGTCTGATCGCTTCCATCCTATATTTCTTTAAAGAGTCCCTCTTTTTCATGTCCTATGTGAAAAACCAAGCGTTCCCTAACCCGCTGTCTTCAGAAGAAGAAGCTAAACAGCTCCAATTGATGCAAGAAGGGAGTCACGATGCACGTAACAAATTGATCGAGCACAACCTGCGACTTGTCGCTCACATTGTCAAAAAATTCGAAAATACAAAAGAAGATTTTGAAGACCTTATTTCTATCGGGACCATCGGATTAATTAAAGGCATCGAGAGCTATTCCACTGGAAAAGGAACGAAACTCGCCACCTATGCAGCCAGATGTATCGAAAATGAGATTCTCATGCACCTGAGATCAACAAAAAAGATGAATAAGGATGTTTCCCTCCAAGACCCTATCGGACACGACAAGGAGGGCAATGAGCTTAATTTATTGGATATCCTTCAAGCAGATGTCACGGATATTGTAGAGGAAATTCAACTCCATATGGAACTTGAAAAAATAAAAGACTTTATCACAGTCCTTGATGAAAGGGAAAAAGAGGTTATCATCTTCCGTTACGGCCTGAATCAGACCGAAGAAAAGACGCAGCGGGAAATAGCTAAAGAGCTGGGGATATCAAGAAGCTATGTTTCAAGAATTGAAAAAAGAGCATTAATGAAAATTTTTCATGAGTTTTATAAACAGAGCAAACAAGGAAAAAAGAGCTAA
- a CDS encoding Na(+)/H(+) antiporter subunit C, producing the protein MEIIMAVLAGLLFTTGVYNLLQKQLLRIIIGTALISHGAHLFILTMGRLKTGAPPVLTEGVENYTDPLPQALILTSIVISFGVTSLLLVLAYRAAKINGTDNMEQLRGNDYE; encoded by the coding sequence ATGGAAATCATCATGGCCGTACTTGCCGGTCTACTTTTCACAACAGGTGTCTATAACCTCCTTCAAAAACAATTATTGAGGATTATCATCGGTACGGCCCTCATTTCCCATGGGGCCCACCTCTTCATCCTAACGATGGGAAGACTGAAAACGGGCGCTCCACCGGTATTGACGGAAGGTGTCGAAAATTATACAGACCCACTCCCGCAAGCTTTGATTTTGACATCGATCGTCATAAGTTTCGGTGTTACTAGTCTTCTACTCGTATTAGCTTATCGGGCAGCTAAAATCAATGGTACCGATAATATGGAACAATTGAGGGGTAACGATTATGAGTAA
- a CDS encoding sporulation histidine kinase inhibitor Sda produces the protein MCDSGMKQLSDSLLIQSYHKAIELNLSKEFIDQIKREIQKRSIQHLIDDYIFQVG, from the coding sequence ATGTGTGACAGCGGCATGAAGCAATTATCTGATTCCCTACTTATACAATCTTACCACAAAGCCATTGAACTCAACCTTTCTAAAGAATTCATAGACCAAATCAAAAGGGAAATCCAAAAACGATCCATCCAGCATCTTATAGATGACTACATCTTCCAAGTCGGTTGA